The Leadbettera azotonutricia ZAS-9 genome has a window encoding:
- a CDS encoding nucleoid-associated protein, protein MTINNLIIHNLAKEIQGIASLTLSKDVLGSSDKKTISLTEELNSRYRNNITYGIFRKNEDDAETFQKEFDKYLKKRTKVNFIKFSTKTVNMLYSKINPIKQARGGYLVYADYTDNRKNQFFSVFLIRDKTDKRFKIKDGVINIDEVICVETDKLAMACRINIKNYQGHKTGDSETYLGFVSIKQSDTSNYFLDWIGSEKKERDTEDTRNLVKILNNIDVPDEDGKPMSKEGFCRKAYDIIRSFGKSPVNINALSTTLFGDESKLSKYAEENNIILNSEFIQDSKTVHKLISFSVFIDNIKLEFPSEYYGGIVSIDDTDPDLVLIRSAKLAREIELEGSEWKI, encoded by the coding sequence ATGACTATTAACAATCTGATAATCCACAATCTGGCAAAGGAAATTCAAGGCATAGCGTCACTGACACTCTCAAAAGATGTATTGGGATCATCTGACAAAAAGACTATTTCACTAACCGAAGAATTAAATTCACGCTATCGGAACAATATCACCTATGGGATATTTAGAAAAAATGAAGATGATGCTGAAACATTTCAAAAGGAATTTGATAAATACCTTAAAAAACGGACAAAGGTTAATTTTATAAAATTCTCAACTAAAACGGTAAATATGCTTTATAGCAAAATAAATCCAATTAAGCAAGCAAGAGGTGGCTATTTAGTTTATGCGGATTATACAGATAACAGAAAAAATCAGTTCTTCTCAGTTTTTTTGATCAGAGATAAAACCGATAAGAGATTCAAAATCAAAGACGGGGTTATTAATATTGATGAGGTTATTTGCGTTGAAACAGACAAACTCGCCATGGCTTGTAGGATAAATATTAAAAATTATCAAGGTCACAAGACAGGTGATTCTGAAACATATCTTGGCTTTGTAAGTATAAAACAATCAGATACATCTAATTATTTTTTAGATTGGATAGGATCAGAAAAAAAGGAAAGGGATACTGAAGATACCAGAAATCTTGTCAAAATTTTAAACAATATTGATGTTCCTGATGAAGATGGGAAACCCATGTCAAAGGAAGGCTTTTGTAGAAAAGCGTATGATATTATACGCTCCTTTGGGAAATCGCCTGTAAATATAAACGCTTTAAGTACGACACTTTTTGGCGATGAATCAAAACTAAGCAAGTATGCTGAAGAAAATAATATAATATTAAACTCAGAATTTATTCAAGACTCTAAAACAGTTCATAAATTAATTAGTTTTAGCGTTTTTATTGATAATATCAAACTCGAATTTCCATCAGAATATTATGGTGGAATAGTATCAATTGATGACACTGACCCTGATTTGGTTCTAATTCGTTCTGCAAAACTTGCAAGGGAAATAGAGCTAGAGGGATCAGAATGGAAAATTTAA